One Sinobacterium caligoides genomic window carries:
- a CDS encoding UvrD-helicase domain-containing protein translates to MSSLPVDYQQRAEALDIRQSFCVSAPAGSGKTELLTQRILRLLADCEKPEEVLAITFTRKAASEMRSRIVKALEEAWRNEGEVAGHQLQTRELALKVLERDANLQWQLLHNPARLRIQTIDGLCGALARQLPVMTQFGTSPKITDDHQPLYERAIHRLLSSQGDESGEVGEAIETLLWHLDNKLDKFFLLLTGLLAKRDQWLGLVGAKLSGGIDVASLNDFLEAWVAEQLEGALQLLAPYGSDIARFGDYAASQLIEQNTTSRLTLLQGMAALPGQDIAAVECWQAVAELLLTSGKWRKSMTKKQGFPAKDKTLDEVTNLRRVETKAAMLALLESLRERDDIRSALAAVSYLPTSSYNQQQWHVLQAISVILWQLNAHLQIVFSEQGEVDYTAISMAALEAMGTEEEPTELALLWDYTTRHILVDEFQDTANAQYALLVKLINGWYEDNENNPARPKTLFLVGDGMQSIYAFREANVGLFLQAREQGVGQIALKPLDLSVNFRSKAGVVEWNNRVFARSFPPSSDRGRGAVCYSLAEAFDQTDSDSAGRLLGCVDQEDRLLEAQQVVHLCAEARAKSTAGSLHSVAILVRNRSHLKQIIPALQEAGIPWQATDIHGLATQMVVQDVMTLTLAMYDLSDRISWLALLRSPLVGLSLNQFEQLSAIYLNTGCSVLSAYRQYADEHIDVRIRDTAEQLVTAWDNRLRKPLRIWLQALWIALGGAETMADSEQYGQVLRYFDLLEQLASNEVGLDTERLQQHVDKLYAEPLADSAAVQMMTIHKSKGLEFDTVILPGLDRQPRADDKPLFNWQQWTLNSGEQGILVAPLAAEGAAEDSIFNLLQQESKQKLLLEKTRLLYVAATRAVKQLYLVANLKSDEKNGGYKRPASSSLLSSVWDAVVDEVETVELPLSRSVNEQEGYAGIVRLPNDWQPEVVVAPSLLERYRRDPMRGKQQNIPSFDEYVVARHVGTVVHEYLQAICEQGVSLWCEKIIDQRRTAIRLRLKELGVAAVELLKAEQWACLLLNKTLASETGRWLLSSSHRDSQCEAELVTLKQGSQQRLIVDRSFIDEQGRRWIVDYKTASPSAGEEIELFIQQESEAYRQQLATYRNCYKHMENLPTVCALYFPSIDRLVKLTG, encoded by the coding sequence ATGAGTAGTTTGCCGGTAGATTACCAACAACGCGCTGAGGCGTTAGATATTCGCCAAAGTTTTTGCGTCTCTGCACCCGCTGGGTCAGGTAAGACTGAGCTGCTGACTCAGCGGATATTGAGGTTATTAGCTGACTGTGAAAAACCAGAAGAGGTGTTGGCGATAACCTTTACGCGTAAAGCGGCCAGTGAGATGCGCTCACGTATTGTGAAGGCGTTAGAGGAGGCGTGGCGGAATGAAGGTGAGGTTGCAGGGCATCAGCTACAGACACGTGAATTAGCCCTAAAGGTACTGGAGCGTGATGCCAATCTACAGTGGCAACTATTGCACAACCCTGCGCGGCTGAGAATACAAACAATAGATGGCTTGTGTGGCGCTCTAGCTCGGCAATTACCCGTGATGACGCAGTTTGGCACGAGCCCTAAGATAACCGATGATCACCAGCCCCTGTACGAGCGAGCGATACACAGGCTATTAAGCAGTCAGGGAGATGAGAGTGGGGAGGTTGGTGAAGCGATTGAGACGCTGCTTTGGCACCTTGATAACAAGCTCGATAAGTTTTTCTTGTTGCTAACAGGCTTACTCGCCAAACGAGATCAATGGTTGGGGTTAGTCGGTGCTAAATTAAGCGGTGGCATTGACGTCGCTTCACTCAACGACTTTCTTGAAGCTTGGGTGGCCGAGCAGTTAGAGGGTGCCTTGCAGTTATTGGCCCCTTATGGTTCTGATATCGCACGTTTTGGCGATTATGCTGCCTCTCAACTTATTGAGCAGAACACGACGTCACGGTTGACGCTTCTACAGGGTATGGCGGCGCTTCCAGGGCAGGATATTGCAGCGGTTGAGTGCTGGCAGGCAGTGGCGGAGCTGCTGTTAACGTCCGGGAAATGGCGTAAGTCAATGACGAAAAAGCAGGGATTCCCGGCGAAAGATAAAACGCTTGATGAGGTCACTAATTTACGTCGTGTAGAAACGAAGGCGGCCATGCTAGCGCTTCTTGAGTCGCTTCGTGAGCGCGATGACATTCGTAGCGCGTTGGCGGCAGTCTCCTATTTGCCGACGAGCAGCTACAACCAACAGCAGTGGCACGTGCTACAGGCGATCAGTGTGATTCTTTGGCAGCTCAATGCCCACTTACAAATTGTCTTTTCGGAGCAAGGGGAAGTTGATTATACAGCGATTTCAATGGCCGCGCTCGAGGCCATGGGGACTGAGGAGGAGCCTACAGAGCTTGCCCTGTTGTGGGATTACACCACTCGTCACATCTTGGTCGATGAGTTTCAAGATACTGCCAATGCTCAATATGCCCTATTGGTTAAGCTGATTAACGGCTGGTACGAGGATAATGAAAATAACCCGGCAAGGCCAAAGACTTTGTTCCTGGTCGGCGATGGTATGCAGTCGATCTACGCATTCCGTGAAGCCAATGTCGGGTTGTTTCTACAGGCGAGAGAGCAGGGGGTTGGCCAAATAGCGCTGAAGCCGCTCGATTTGTCGGTTAATTTCCGTTCAAAAGCAGGTGTTGTAGAGTGGAATAATCGTGTTTTTGCCCGCTCATTTCCGCCTAGTAGCGATCGTGGTCGAGGGGCGGTGTGTTATTCGCTGGCGGAGGCTTTTGATCAAACAGATTCAGATAGTGCTGGGCGTCTTCTTGGCTGTGTTGACCAAGAGGATCGACTTCTAGAAGCGCAGCAGGTGGTGCATCTGTGTGCCGAAGCCCGTGCTAAATCAACAGCGGGCTCTCTTCATAGTGTCGCTATCCTGGTGCGTAATCGCAGCCATTTGAAGCAGATTATCCCGGCACTACAAGAAGCTGGCATCCCTTGGCAGGCGACTGATATCCATGGCTTAGCGACACAGATGGTGGTGCAAGATGTGATGACGCTGACACTGGCAATGTACGATTTATCTGATCGGATATCGTGGCTCGCCTTGTTGCGCTCTCCTTTGGTAGGGCTTAGTCTCAATCAGTTCGAGCAGCTCTCAGCCATATACTTAAACACGGGCTGTAGCGTTTTGTCAGCGTATCGGCAATATGCTGACGAGCATATTGATGTACGCATTCGAGACACGGCTGAGCAGCTTGTGACCGCGTGGGATAATAGGTTACGTAAGCCGTTGCGGATCTGGTTGCAGGCACTTTGGATTGCCTTGGGCGGTGCCGAGACAATGGCTGATAGTGAACAGTACGGTCAAGTGCTGCGTTACTTTGACCTGCTTGAGCAGCTGGCGTCGAATGAAGTCGGACTCGATACCGAGCGGTTGCAGCAACACGTTGATAAGCTTTATGCGGAACCGTTAGCGGATAGTGCTGCAGTACAGATGATGACGATTCATAAGTCTAAGGGGCTAGAGTTCGATACGGTGATTCTACCGGGCCTGGATAGACAGCCGAGGGCAGACGATAAGCCCTTGTTTAATTGGCAACAGTGGACACTCAATAGTGGTGAGCAGGGGATTTTAGTGGCCCCTCTGGCGGCGGAGGGAGCGGCAGAGGACAGCATCTTTAACCTGTTGCAGCAGGAGTCCAAGCAGAAGTTGCTACTGGAGAAGACTAGACTGTTATACGTGGCGGCAACAAGGGCAGTAAAGCAACTTTACCTTGTCGCCAATCTTAAATCAGATGAGAAAAACGGTGGTTATAAACGCCCGGCTTCAAGCAGTTTATTGTCGTCAGTATGGGATGCCGTCGTTGATGAGGTCGAGACCGTTGAGCTACCGTTGAGTCGTTCTGTTAATGAGCAGGAAGGTTATGCTGGGATTGTGCGCCTCCCGAACGATTGGCAGCCAGAGGTGGTAGTAGCACCGTCATTACTGGAGCGCTATCGACGAGACCCGATGCGAGGCAAGCAGCAAAACATTCCAAGCTTTGATGAGTACGTTGTGGCAAGGCATGTCGGTACTGTTGTACATGAATACCTTCAAGCCATCTGTGAGCAGGGTGTTTCGCTCTGGTGCGAGAAAATTATTGATCAGCGGCGCACCGCTATTCGTTTACGTCTAAAAGAGCTCGGTGTGGCTGCGGTTGAGTTGTTGAAGGCAGAGCAATGGGCATGCCTCCTGCTTAATAAAACCCTAGCATCAGAGACCGGCCGGTGGTTGCTGAGTAGCAGCCATCGCGACAGCCAGTGTGAGGCGGAATTAGTGACACTCAAACAGGGCAGCCAGCAGCGTTTAATCGTCGATAGAAGTTTTATCGACGAACAGGGCCGACGTTGGATTGTTGATTACAAAACGGCCTCTCCAAGCGCTGGTGAAGAGATCGAACTATTTATTCAGCAGGAGAGTGAAGCATATCGTCAGCAATTGGCGACATATCGCAACTGTTATAAGCACATGGAGAATTTGCCAACAGTTTGTGCGTTGTATTTCCCCAGTATTGATCGACTGGTAAAGCTCACTGGTTAA